One segment of Castanea sativa cultivar Marrone di Chiusa Pesio chromosome 3, ASM4071231v1 DNA contains the following:
- the LOC142626924 gene encoding uncharacterized protein LOC142626924 isoform X1, which produces MDRYGLKDFYIQVDTLHIPQNLAQDKVFKDTPIDKTLKKIRDELLEGKGFSVELDWVSRHCNAVANSFAAIGSDVQFAKEGGADLSGFLLEKEFYAMNYPKWKGEGFFEFFDEESYQIWDKDIGFPKGFKEILLRTFRNRVIIPSDIHGRPTSFEIPEFNIVDPIGKQFLDLIHVIAGLISNEEISSILSQFCCEGEDTPKEEYLIDVNYIKKARKSSNDLFNFLESIQVHLTQTSLPFKKTNTVLKKSIPDPIIEFHRRWKYFGSFCFQIKMSTNFQESDEDLDRFKAYQDSISKLPLVSYDGYQPHLRASGERNQNFYELLGTIAVGGDFG; this is translated from the exons ATGGATAGATATGGTTTGAAGGACTTTTATATCCAGGTGGATACACTCCACATCCCTCAAAATCTTGCTCAAGATAAGGTTTTTAAAGATACACCGATTGACAAAACTCTAAAGAAGATAAGAGATGAGTTACTTGAGGGAAAGGGTTTTAGCGTCGAGCTTGATTGGGTTAGTAGACACTGTAATGCGGTGGCAAATTCTTTTGCCGCAATTGGTAGTGATGTACAATTTGCGAAGGAAGGTGGGGCTGATTTGTCTGGTTTTCTACTTGAGAAGGAGTTCTATGCAATGAACTATCCTAAGTGGAAGGGGGAAgggttttttgaattttttgacgAGGAGAGTTATCAGATTTGGGATAAGGATATTGGATTTCCAAaaggttttaaagaaattttgttaAGGACTTTTAGGAATAGAGTCATCATTCCAAGTGATATTCATGGAAGGCCCACTAGCTTTGAAATCCCAGAGTTCAACATTGTGGATCCGATTGGAAAGCAGTTTTTGGATCTCATTCATG TTATTGCAGGACTTATTTCTAATGAGGAAATATCAAGCATTTTATCCCAGTTCTGCTGTGAGGGAGAAGATACTCCCAAAGAAGAGTATCTGA TTGATGTGAACTACAttaaaaaagcaagaaaatctTCTAATGATCT gTTCAATTTCCTAGAGTCTATTCAAGTTCATTTGACTCAGACTAGCCTACCTTTTAAAAAg ACAAATACGGTACTCAAAAAGTCAATACCTGATCCAATAATTGAATTTCATCGAAGGTGGAAATACTTTGGATCCTTTTGTTTTCAAATCAAA ATGTCAACCAATTTCCAAGAATCTGATGAGGATCTTGACCGTTTTAAAGCTTACCAAGATAGTATAAGTAAATTACCTCTTGTGAGTTATGACGGATATCAACCTCATTTAAGAGCATCAGGAGAAAGGAATCAGAACTTCTACGAATTGCTGGGAACAATTGCTGTTGGGGGGGATTTTGGATAG
- the LOC142626924 gene encoding uncharacterized protein LOC142626924 isoform X2: protein MDRYGLKDFYIQVDTLHIPQNLAQDKVFKDTPIDKTLKKIRDELLEGKGFSVELDWVSRHCNAVANSFAAIGSDVQFAKEGGADLSGFLLEKEFYAMNYPKWKGEGFFEFFDEESYQIWDKDIGFPKGFKEILLRTFRNRVIIPSDIHGRPTSFEIPEFNIVDPIGKQFLDLIHVIAGLISNEEISSILSQFCCEGEDTPKEEYLIDVNYIKKARKSSNDLFNFLESIQVHLTQTSLPFKKGVLKVFA, encoded by the exons ATGGATAGATATGGTTTGAAGGACTTTTATATCCAGGTGGATACACTCCACATCCCTCAAAATCTTGCTCAAGATAAGGTTTTTAAAGATACACCGATTGACAAAACTCTAAAGAAGATAAGAGATGAGTTACTTGAGGGAAAGGGTTTTAGCGTCGAGCTTGATTGGGTTAGTAGACACTGTAATGCGGTGGCAAATTCTTTTGCCGCAATTGGTAGTGATGTACAATTTGCGAAGGAAGGTGGGGCTGATTTGTCTGGTTTTCTACTTGAGAAGGAGTTCTATGCAATGAACTATCCTAAGTGGAAGGGGGAAgggttttttgaattttttgacgAGGAGAGTTATCAGATTTGGGATAAGGATATTGGATTTCCAAaaggttttaaagaaattttgttaAGGACTTTTAGGAATAGAGTCATCATTCCAAGTGATATTCATGGAAGGCCCACTAGCTTTGAAATCCCAGAGTTCAACATTGTGGATCCGATTGGAAAGCAGTTTTTGGATCTCATTCATG TTATTGCAGGACTTATTTCTAATGAGGAAATATCAAGCATTTTATCCCAGTTCTGCTGTGAGGGAGAAGATACTCCCAAAGAAGAGTATCTGA TTGATGTGAACTACAttaaaaaagcaagaaaatctTCTAATGATCT gTTCAATTTCCTAGAGTCTATTCAAGTTCATTTGACTCAGACTAGCCTACCTTTTAAAAAg gggGTGCTGAAAGTGTTTGCCTAG